A segment of the Caloenas nicobarica isolate bCalNic1 chromosome 12, bCalNic1.hap1, whole genome shotgun sequence genome:
ccagggcagccctTGGGTTTGCTTGCAGCACGGCCTCCCTTCTCTGAGCCTTCCTGCTCATCCTGCACAGCCTTCCCCTGGGGCTGAGCCCGATCCCTTGCTAAGAGAGCAAGGCAGGGGACTGCGCCTGCCTGTGTGGCTTCGGAGGAATTTGCTATGTAGTTAGAGGCTTGCAGACGGGCTTTGAATGGCAGCATCTGGATGTTTTAGGGGAGCTTTTACTTGCTGGGTTGTGCAGGACTGAGCCCAGTGTAAATTAAGGCACAGGAGCACCGGTCtgggcggctgctgctgcggcggccgcgggggggAGCCGGAGGAGCGGGGATGGGGGGCCGGAGGAGCGGTGGATGGGGGGCCGGAGGAGCGGTGGATGGGGAGCCGGAGGAGCGGTGGATGGGGGGGCCGGAGGAGCGGTGGATGGGGGGCCGGAGGAGCGGTGGATGGGGGAGCCGGAGGAGCGGGGATGGGGGAGCCGGAGGAGCGGTGGATGTGGGGCCGGAGGAGCGGTGGATGGGGGAGCCGGAGGAGCGGGGATGGGGGAGCCGGAGGAGCGGGGGATGGGGGAGCCGGAGGAGCGGTGGATGGGGGGCCGGAGGAGCGGTGGATGGGGGAGTCGGAGGAGCGGTGGATGGGGGAGCCGGAGGAGCGGGGGATGGGGGAGCCGGAGGAGCGGTGGATGGGGGGCCGGAGGAGCGGTGGATGGGGGAGCCGGAGGAGCGGGGATGGGGGAGCCGGAGGAGCGGGGATGGGGGGCCGGAGGAGCGGTGGATGTGGGGCCGGAGGAGCGGTGGATGGGGGGGCCGGAGGAGCGGTGGATGGGGGGGCCGGAGGAGCGGTGGATGGGGGAGTCGGAGGAGCGGTGGATGGGGGGCCGGAGGAGCGGTGGATGGGGGAGTCGGAGGAGCGGTGGATGGGGGAGCCGGAGGAGCGGGGGATGGAGGAGCCGGAGGAGCGGTGGATGGGGGAGTCGGAGGAGCGGTGGATGGGGGAGTCGGAGGAGCGGGGATGGGGGGGCCGGAGGAGCGGGGATGGGGGGCCGGAGGAGCGGGGGATGGGGGAGCCGGAGGAGCGGGGGATGGGGGAGCCGGAGGAGCGGTGGATGGGGGAGTCGGAGGAGCGGGGTTGGGGGGGCGGAGGAGCGGGGGATGGGGGGCCGGAGGAGCGGGGTTGGGGGGGCGGAGGAGCGGGGGATGGGGGGGCCGGAGGAGCGGTGGATGGGGGAGTTGGAGGAGCGGTGGATGGGGGAGCCGGAGGAGCGGTGGATGGGGGGCCGGAGGAGCGGGGCATGGGGGAGCCGGAGGAGCGGGGATGGGGGGGCCGGAGGAGCGGGGATGGGGGGGCCGGGCCCGTCTGGCCGGGGCAGGCGGCCCCCGGAGCATCGTCCGGGGGGGCTGCGCCCTTGGAAACCGTTTCAGCCGAGCAGACCCTTGGCCATCCCTACACGAACAGCCTTGAGTGCCGccatcccctcccctctcctttgCCAGCACTTGGAAGGTTTCTGTCTTTGCTGTCCCAAGGGCGGGCTGGCTGGCTCTGTCCCTTGCTAGCAGCGCACAGAGCTGTCCCCTGGAGCGGCAGGGCATGCCATGAAGGAGTCGCTTTGCCTGCTGGCCAGCAAGGCAGCCCATGGGACCTGCTCCAGGGTCCCTTCTACTGGTCCAGCCTTTGTGAGACCAAACTGCAGCCACATTTCAGCCGCTAGACCAGGGGCTTTGGCTGCAGTGGCTCCCCTCCTTGGAGGTCTCTTGATGGGCCTGTTTACAGAGAGGTGTTTTGGCACAAGAGAGGGTTTATTCCCTGTGTTTTCTAAGCCAGATCCTGGAGGGCACTGTGTGCCCAGCAAAGCAGCTGTGAGCACaggtcccatgtccccaggtgggGTCCAGCAGGACACAGCCAAGGGCACACCCGGCATGTGTCCTTCAGCCCTTGGACTTGCCCAGCACACTGGCCGTGCTGGCTGGTTTCACATGCTACCTCATGCTGCTGTCCCCAACCCTCACCCCGGCCGGGGGGCACCAGTTGCTGCCAGGGGAAAGAGATGGTGTTTTGTTCCCCAGCTCACTCTGGCCCAGTGGCTGATCATGCACACACAAGGCCCTTTCAGCGTGGGGAGAGGAGTGGTGGCATCTGGGAATGCAGAGAACAAAAGGTCCTATTgatgctgcctgcagccccacggGTTTCTGTGAGCCGGGGCAAGGCTGGGGTGCAGGCACAGCTGTGCACTGAGCTGGTGCAGTAGCAATGCATGAGCTAAACCTCCCCCGGATGGGCTGCATGGGAAACTTTGCTGCCCGCCTGGAGGAGATTGAAGCAGGGGGAGAGATGGGAGAGTGGGATTTGGAAGAGGAAGAGCAGCAAGGGTCCTGGGCACAGATAGACAACAGCCTGCCGGCTCTCAGCCCACCCTGCCGCTCACGGGCACCCAGCCGTGCCTGAAGTCTGCCTCTCGGGCAGATCTGCTGCAAACGGGAGCGGTGCCGGCGTTTGAGCGTGGTACTGGGCACATCCCTCTGCGGCCTCACTCCCTGGAGGTTCCTGAGCACAGCTCCTGGAGGGAATTTCcaagaga
Coding sequences within it:
- the LOC135993320 gene encoding uncharacterized protein LOC135993320, with the protein product MGEPEERWMWGRRSGGWGSRRSGDGGAGGAGDGGAGGAVDGGPEERWMGESEERWMGEPEERGMGEPEERWMGGRRSGGWGSRRSGDGGAGGAGMGGRRSGGCGAGGAVDGGAGGAVDGGAGGAVDGGVGGAVDGGPEERWMGESEERWMGEPEERGMEEPEERWMGESEERWMGESEERGWGGRRSGDGGPEERGMGEPEERGMGEPEERWMGESEERGWGGGGAGDGGPEERGWGGGGAGDGGAGGAVDGGVGGAVDGGAGGAVDGGPEERGMGEPEERGWGGRRSGDGGAGPVWPGQAAPGASSGGAAPLETVSAEQTLGHPYTNSLESNRLQMSRERKVHEEVSIGGKLSFLVTLSTMDAREEEEGSQQRRQS